ggtgggtggcccgatagcggaaacctgaTAGTAGGtgacccaccggatcttaaaccagactctgataccatgttaagaaatgtggtttggcctaactcaaccctacaaaactggctagtaaggtgaggattgcccccacttataagcacatgttcaggcCTTATATTGTCTGATGTGGGTCTCTTAACAATGTCTTTCCACCATTCTGACATCCCCAGCTCAATCTATGACTACTCCGTACAAAAGTCCCTGCAATGCAGTAGTATGATGTTTATCTCTGATGCAGTATTCGTTCAGTGTAATAACTCAGCTATTTTCTTCGAAACTAATAGTCTTCTGTTCTCAATCAATGGTGGTTTTTCCAATGGTTTCTAGCCAATCAACCCCCAAAATTAAGTCTTCTCCTCCCCAGGTCAAAAAGATAAGTCTCTGAGCATAGTCACTGCAAAATATGATTCTGAAAGTTCTAGATATACTAATATGCAAATAGGTTTAAGAAAAATACTGAAACAGTAAGAAACAGAAGCCATTGTTTTCAACTAAATGTATTGTTACTTTATATTCTACAGAATTGGATTTGTTCCTGATTTACTTTAGGCTTTCTTCCTATGGTCTTATTTTGGGTATtcgttgtttgatttgagcagctCCATGTCACTGGCAAGTTTATgtaccttaataatatttttcaattttgctTTAACTCCTTGAAGGATTTTCTATGTTCATTAACATTTTTCTCTCCTATTCTAGTCTTCTTGTTCCCCTCGGTTTAGCACAGTTTTCCAATTTGCATAGCTTGGTTTGTCATAATTACAAACCTTCATCACTCCCTGATTATGATCATCATGGTGCTTTACAATTTTTGTTTTCCCATCAAATAGTTGACCTTAAGAACAATCACACTGTTGTTACTTGTTAAATTCTACATTCAAATTAGTTTTGATCAGCATGCTCAACATATTTTGACTTTGTTCAGATGGACCCGCGGAGCCTTGCATTGGAAATGGCACCTGTTATCATGTGGCAAAAGGAACATAGACCTGAATTTTATCGTCAATACTGGAGTCAAATGTCAGAAAGTCCTTCCAAACAGAGCTTGGATCCAGAACCTGGTTCAACTACCTGGGACTTGCTTGCTGGTATGAAAAATGTCACCTAAACacataattttttaaagataGTAACCATATGGAACAGAGAATATAATTCATTATGTCGGCTGTAATGAAAAGTTAAATATATTCTTCTCTAATCATAATGCGTGAGATAGAAGTTGTACTGTGCATTGAGATCAGTGCTTCTTGGGACCTTCTTTCTAAAGGACATATGTAGCTTagcattttaaaatttgtttgaaattttacTTTTAACTCATATGATCAACATTGCACTCTAATCACACTACCTGGAAGAGTGAAAATGTTAGTTCAACTGTCGTTTGTTTTTCTTCTATTGAGCTAAAACTTGGTCTGCCTTGGATCAGTGCTGAGACGAGATTACCATTTAtcttattttcttgtttctttTGCTGCAGATGATGGCGAAGCCACAGACGCATCTTCTTTTATTCCTTTGGATGATGGCATGCCAGTTGACTATGGTGCAATCGAGGTTGTTCAGTTACTCATAGAACATCATAATGCAGTCTTCACTGATGCCAACGAGACAGTTTGGAAATAAACGATCATACTCCTTATTCTTCATTGGTTCTTTGACTAGGATGCATTGAATTTGGAATAATGTTCTCCAATCTGGACAAGAGGATGTCATTGTATAGAAGCATATGATTTTCTAGGTCTTTACGCTGGGAAATATGTTGGATAGTGGTCCGGTAGGGTATCTGATTTTCTAGGTCTTTTACGATTTTTTGGTGTGGACGGGTATTGCAAAAGCACTGTACAGTTACTATCCACTGGTTGCTGAAATTCTCATCACAAATGTGCCGTTATATTATGGCCCTAAGCGTGAATAATGATAATTGATCTGTTTATAGTTTAGATATGTATGAAGATCAGTTTGATGCACCCACAAACAGTTTTTATGAACACTTAGAGTACGTCTGTTTATAGTTTAGATATGTATGAAGATCAGTTTGATGCACCCACAAACAGTTTTTATGAACACTTAGAGTACGTACGATTCGTTCTTAGGACCTTGAAATTCACAGAATATCTGTGCTGCCAGCCACTAGTTTCCATTCACTAATTCTTTAGGGTGTTTTGGATAATCATTGAAGGAAATTTTGTTCAAGTTATACTTTTTGTAAGCAAAAGAAAAAAATGCACAACACTAGTATGTTCAGAGTGATTCAGCCTGAGGTTCACCAACAAATTTCATTGGTAATGGTAACTAAACATTGGAAATAGTTCTAATACTAAGGTATGAAATACAATACAAAACTAGTTAGATATCATGCATCTTCAGGTTTTTCTATTAAAATCAAGAAACCTGAAACAAGTTCATGCATTGGCATACTTGGAAAAGAGCTATATAAGTACTAAGCAAAGTATTCAAAAAACTCTGTTGAGAAGTCCTGAAACAAGCAATTTGAACTACTCTGAGAATTTCCTTCAGTTCCAAGAGTTGGCAACCTGGTCCCAAGCTTCTGGCTCCACACACAATCTGAATCCTTTTTCTGCTCAAACATGTCCATAAAATTGGGATCAAAGGGCTCTTGAACAAGGTCCTGACACTCTGGGAGTAGTGGAAAGTCCATATGTGGTTCTGGGTGTAGAGGAAAGTTGTATGCCGCCGACGAAGACTCAAATGACGGTACCGTGTGAAGTGGAGTAGCCTCAAACTCAATTCCATTAATGTCACTTTCCATATTTTGGTAGTTTGGCTTTGTTAAATCTGGCAGATTCACCATCTTGAACTCCTCTTTGTTTCCCATACAAGAAGTAGGGTAAGTAAAGTTTTCCTCTAGCTGATTAGAACCACATTCAGGAACCTGAAACAGACATTTTCACCATCAAACTAGTACGAAAACAACACAAAAAATCTCTTTAGTTTCTACCTAACCTTTTCTACTTTCACTTGATTATTATTAACAACatcttttcctttgtttttctgCTGCTTTGGTGATGGTGATGGTGTCCTTGGAGACGACCTCTCCATCCTTTTTCTCCTGCTACTCCAAAAATTCTTCACATCATTGTCTGTTCTCCCTTCCAAATACGTAGCAATTTTCGCCCATTTGTTTCCAAATTGCTCCTGTAATTCAATCACCACCCTTTCCTCCTCTGCTGAAAACTTGCACCCTCTACAATTCAAATCACACATTCCCAACTTTCATCATAAAACAAAACAATTTCCTTacaatattaattctattattactaTAAATTAAACCTCGTTGTTCTACATATTAACACAAACTCCAACACCTAAACAATAATAGAATCTATAAACAATTaacataaacacaaaacataacattcatacattgaattgaatgtatttacTACTCTGGATAATATTACAAACAAAAGTTTGCTCTTTTGTTTCGgtgaataaatttaaaaaaataaactgtTCGTGTTCGATACCATTTGTCACTCTGCAAGCGGAACAATATGAATTTATGTAGTATCGACATCTCTAAAAAATATGTGTATGTATTACTGTTAGTGTCTGAAATCAACTCAGACACTTATAAttacatttaatttcattttttaaaattaaaattaaagtatcAATGTCGGTGTCGTGTTTCATGTGTCTGTGCTTCGTAATTAAGAATGATAAACATTGTAATAAAGCTTAATGAACAAGCAAGTTTTGTCTAATTCGACAAACATAAAATAAGAACAAGGCAACATACACAATACactaacaacaaaaaaacaaaaaattagtaACAACATGAAATCAATGTGGATGTTAGAAAGGGTTAAGAAAATTGTTACTACGTTTTCAAGTTTGGTCTAAGCTTGTTAACCCATCTCAACCGACAAGATTTTCCAGTTCTTGGCAAAAAGCCTTTGGATCGAATGGAGCTCCAATCCCTTGGACCATACTTGTTAACATGTTTCAGTaacacttcatcttcttcactactCCATGGTCCTTTTTTTATGTAACCTCTTTCAAATTCTCTTTCCATAGTTTTCAATTTTCTCATTCATTTGATTTGATCAattgtttcttctttttcttcttcgttgatttataaaaaatttgaaatgaaATTGACGGTTGTGTTACTGTGTGGGAGGGTTCATGGGAAATGGATGCACTTGTCCACGTGGAGGGTGGAGAGGATCTTGTTTTGTTTGTGTCTGACGTGGCGGAGTGTTGTTGGTTTTTGTTTTATGGTTAGTGTGGATTGAGTGCATGGGATTTTTGTTTCCACTTGTGCTATGAGCGGTTTTGACGGTTAGTGGGAACATCCACAACCCCGCCAATTCTTCACATTTTTGAAAttgtaataataaatttaaattaatgcttcatttattttatttttataataataataataattattagggCTTCATCTATATCTATAATCTATAATAATTATAGGAATTTATATGGGCGTATAACTTTTTAATTAGAAAAACGAGTCtagcaattttattttattttttatcaatattttctaattttcatttaaaattaacacaaacattattaataatttaGAGTAAAATCTTTGGGACTGAAccaaatctaaaaaatatattaaaaaataaaattataaaagaaaaatatattgtaGTGGATATTATAAATTGTACTCCTTCCGTCTCACTGCGGTCTTTGCGATTTtcactttttaagaaaatgattaattatgtaattttaatgataaaatgagttttatttactaaaataaccttattaataataggtaatggagtacttaaatgaattaaaatacaataaataagagtAAGTTAatggaaagaaataataaatatcacattaGTATTCTAAAtagacaaataatttgagacaaattaaaaaaaaaaaggacacctattgtgagacggaaggagtaatttttttattttgtttttgatattGGATCTAACTCACATTCCACTTTGCTCCATCAAATTAATAAGCCATCCAAGAAGACATGGTATGGGGCTTTGGATCGCTTTAATGGCTCCATAAGATATTTTGAAGAGAAAAAGGATATGTATAATATATCAACACTGCAAAATAATTTTTACACTATTAATAAATTATCATTATATATTCCACCAAATCATAATGATATTTTTAAATTAGTTGTGTGTCACTCAGTTTttcgcgaactgactccttgctcttttttttttttgttttttgatatttttttttgcaagagtcgccaccgacttttattttatccaaataggaaaggcataaaagaacaggaaaaacattttgacagattttgggttcgggggttggttaaacaaagggaaggttttaagcaccctttgtatccatgggctcttaattgcttagctcacttttgatttaaaaatagaagaagtgaagatgacggaaacataaacaatgcgtccaaatggacaaagaaaaaatagcggaaacataaataatatgaccaaatggacaaagagaaaatagcggaaacataaataatatgtccaaatggacaaagaaaaatagcggaaacataaataatatgtccaaatggacaaagaaaaaaaatagcggaaacataaataatatgtccaaatggacaaagaaaaaatagcggaaacataaataatatgtccaaatggacaaagggaaaataacataaacataaataatatgtccaaatggacaaagaaaaaatagcggaaacataaataatacgtccaaatggacaaaaagaaaataacagaaacataaataatacgtccaaatggacaaagagaaaataacagaaacataaataatacgtccaaatggacaaagagaaaataacataaacataaataatacgaatgataaaataaagcataaaacaagaaatataaagaacaatataataaaatgcggaaattaaagtcaattgttagtatgttagcacgcgaatcatcttgaagctagtcaagtatatccacgatgttagtgaagatcgatggtgagtgaatgatgatctcagatttaaagttaatgaaaatttatcagaagcttgatagaatcatagcgactacacgataaatttcaaaagtcttaaatcaactgcatacaatctctgccatatttgatcttttattccaattcgggacaaagaaaaagagaagaaataatatcaaataatatacaaaaataaacctgaaattgtgaaaaatttacacaataataagagagatattttgaaagtataattaggttaagagaaaataaaatgacaaaatcttaaatctaaaacaaattaaacctaattcattttttttgtttttttgttttttatgtttttaagttaattaaaagctaattaaacaaataattatacaaataattaaacttaataagaaaaataaatctagttatgtataaaattagtatataatatataaacctaatttaacaaaataaaatattttttttcgaattttttgataggttagaaataattaaaaaaaaagcaaatatatacataattactaattaattaagcaaaataaattaactatgaataaaaataaaatatttttatgtcaaatattagattataaaaatataaacctaaatctaaaaggaaaattatttttggagttttttttgattggttgaaaataattaaaagcaatatttacataattacttacttaattaagcaaaataaattaattatgaaaagaagtaaaatatttttatgttaaaaattaaataaacattttatcaacttaaaactaaaattaaaactttttttttttgagaaattgaaaatatgcataaatatggaggttttaattcatgaactcctaacactactacatattaaaaactatgtcccaagagtggaatagagtgattgaaattgattgaaggtggctatttgaatgagccttg
The DNA window shown above is from Vicia villosa cultivar HV-30 ecotype Madison, WI unplaced genomic scaffold, Vvil1.0 ctg.001494F_1_1, whole genome shotgun sequence and carries:
- the LOC131635469 gene encoding transcription factor DUO1-like, whose protein sequence is MEREFERGYIKKGPWSSEEDEVLLKHVNKYGPRDWSSIRSKGFLPRTGKSCRLRWVNKLRPNLKTGCKFSAEEERVVIELQEQFGNKWAKIATYLEGRTDNDVKNFWSSRRKRMERSSPRTPSPSPKQQKNKGKDVVNNNQVKVEKVPECGSNQLEENFTYPTSCMGNKEEFKMVNLPDLTKPNYQNMESDINGIEFEATPLHTVPSFESSSAAYNFPLHPEPHMDFPLLPECQDLVQEPFDPNFMDMFEQKKDSDCVWSQKLGTRLPTLGTEGNSQSSSNCLFQDFSTEFFEYFA